In Meiothermus ruber DSM 1279, the following proteins share a genomic window:
- a CDS encoding SDR family NAD(P)-dependent oxidoreductase, whose protein sequence is MILDKFRLEDRLAVVTGGGRGIGLAISTALAEAGAQVVIAELDAEAGQRAAQSLQSQGLRAEFRPLDVTQSAQADALAQNLHQAYGRVDILVNNAGICRNTPALETPDAEWLQVFDINVHGVFWCSRAFGRVMVAQGRGSIINIASMSGLIVNKPQPQAAYNASKAAVAHLTRSLAAELAPFGVRVNAISPGYIGTEMTRRGLETPEWRRDWLGLTPMGRLGEPWEVATCAVFLASEASSYLTGSELVVDGGYTVW, encoded by the coding sequence ATGATACTGGATAAGTTCAGACTCGAGGATCGCTTGGCTGTGGTCACCGGCGGGGGCCGGGGCATTGGCCTGGCCATCAGCACCGCCCTGGCCGAGGCCGGGGCCCAGGTGGTTATCGCCGAGCTGGATGCCGAGGCGGGCCAGCGGGCAGCGCAAAGCCTACAAAGCCAGGGGCTGCGGGCGGAGTTCCGCCCCCTGGACGTAACCCAGTCGGCCCAGGCCGATGCGCTGGCCCAAAACCTCCACCAGGCCTATGGGCGGGTGGACATCCTGGTCAACAACGCCGGCATCTGCCGCAACACCCCGGCGCTGGAAACCCCCGACGCCGAGTGGCTCCAGGTTTTCGACATCAACGTGCACGGGGTCTTCTGGTGCAGCCGGGCCTTTGGCCGGGTGATGGTGGCCCAGGGCCGCGGCAGCATCATCAATATCGCTTCGATGTCGGGGTTGATTGTGAATAAACCCCAGCCCCAGGCTGCCTATAACGCCTCCAAGGCCGCGGTGGCCCACCTCACCCGCTCGCTGGCCGCCGAGCTGGCCCCCTTTGGGGTGCGGGTTAACGCCATCTCGCCGGGCTACATCGGCACCGAGATGACCCGGCGGGGCCTCGAGACCCCCGAGTGGCGCCGGGACTGGCTGGGCCTGACCCCCATGGGCCGCCTGGGGGAGCCCTGGGAGGTGGCGACCTGCGCGGTGTTTTTGGCCTCGGAGGCCAGCAGCTACCTGACCGGCAGCGAGCTGGTGGTGGACGGCGGGTACACAGTCTGGTGA
- a CDS encoding zinc-dependent alcohol dehydrogenase codes for MRAVIPAPHVIQWSEADPPQPQHGEVLLEPLAIGVCGSDLHVYEGQHPFVRYPVFPGHEVAARVVEVGSGVDPAWRGALVALEPALTCGQCVPCRSGRYNICERLRVMGFQAPGALAERFVSPVQNLHRLPQGFDIELGAMVEPLAVAVHAVALTPVQGKRVAVLGAGTIGLLVAQVAKAYGAAQVVVVDLLEARRRAAEGLGLAAKAPDAAKYEVIFECVGNERALEAAIQGAHKGGTVVVVGVYGRPTTLSAGLVQDWELTLKGSLMYTFSDFQEAIRLLAQQRVLAQPLVTHRFALNEVQPAFAAALGRDKALKVLLLA; via the coding sequence ATGCGTGCGGTAATCCCAGCCCCTCATGTAATCCAGTGGTCGGAGGCCGACCCACCGCAGCCGCAGCACGGTGAGGTGCTGCTCGAGCCCCTGGCGATAGGGGTGTGCGGCTCCGATTTACACGTGTACGAAGGCCAGCACCCCTTTGTGCGCTACCCGGTCTTCCCCGGCCACGAGGTGGCCGCCCGGGTGGTGGAGGTGGGTTCGGGGGTAGACCCCGCCTGGCGGGGGGCGCTGGTGGCCCTCGAGCCCGCCCTCACCTGCGGCCAGTGCGTGCCTTGCCGCAGCGGCCGCTACAACATCTGCGAGCGGCTCCGGGTCATGGGCTTCCAGGCCCCTGGGGCCCTGGCCGAGCGCTTTGTGAGCCCCGTCCAGAACCTGCACCGCCTGCCCCAGGGGTTTGATATCGAGTTAGGGGCCATGGTCGAACCGCTGGCGGTGGCGGTGCACGCGGTGGCCCTGACCCCCGTACAGGGCAAGCGGGTGGCGGTGCTGGGAGCAGGCACCATCGGACTGCTGGTGGCGCAGGTTGCCAAGGCTTACGGTGCAGCCCAGGTGGTGGTGGTGGATCTGCTCGAGGCCCGGCGCCGGGCGGCCGAAGGGCTGGGGCTAGCGGCCAAAGCGCCAGATGCTGCCAAGTACGAGGTAATTTTTGAGTGCGTGGGTAACGAAAGGGCCCTCGAGGCGGCCATCCAAGGAGCCCACAAAGGCGGTACGGTGGTGGTGGTGGGGGTATACGGCCGGCCCACCACCCTGTCCGCCGGCCTCGTCCAGGACTGGGAACTCACCCTGAAAGGAAGCCTGATGTACACCTTCTCCGACTTTCAGGAGGCCATCCGGCTACTGGCCCAGCAGAGAGTGCTGGCCCAGCCCCTTGTCACCCACCGCTTTGCCCTGAACGAGGTTCAACCTGCTTTCGCCGCGGCTTTGGGACGGGATAAAGCGCTCAAGGTGCTGTTGCTGGCCTAA
- a CDS encoding cytochrome P450, with product MHSYHLNINDPAFIYDPYPTLAHLRENLPVFYDEVWNKIFFLRYEDIANLLRDKRLGRSITHILSRDELGWPPPNPLTRDFDHFQENHMLDNEPPKHTRLKGLMMKAFTPARVEGLRGKIQAIVNELLDRAEDLGQMDLLRDYAEPLPVTVIAELLGVPKEDRHLLRPWSAKIVKLYELGFTDEQAREANQAVVEFSAYIRQLADERRRKPGDDLISALVEVEEQGDKLTPDELVANCILLLNAGHEATVNGTTAGFLALSRNPEQMEQAKEAAAKNHPEFFKLAVEELLRYDTPLPMFERWVLEDFEYKGIPLRRGQEVALMYASGNRDPRKFPDPDRLCLTRTENYHLTFGLGIHYCIGAPLARLELQTSFQTLLKRLPNIHLATDRIEYAGGFVIRGHKAMPVAF from the coding sequence ATGCACAGCTATCACCTCAACATCAACGACCCTGCCTTTATCTACGACCCTTACCCCACCCTGGCCCACCTGCGGGAGAACCTGCCAGTCTTCTACGACGAGGTCTGGAACAAAATTTTCTTCCTGCGCTACGAGGACATCGCCAACCTGTTGCGCGATAAGCGCCTGGGCCGCTCGATTACCCACATCCTCTCCCGCGACGAGCTGGGCTGGCCGCCGCCCAACCCGCTGACCCGCGACTTTGACCACTTCCAGGAAAACCACATGCTCGATAACGAGCCGCCCAAGCACACCCGGCTCAAGGGCCTGATGATGAAGGCCTTCACCCCGGCCCGGGTGGAGGGGCTGCGCGGGAAGATTCAGGCCATCGTAAACGAACTGCTCGACCGGGCCGAAGACCTGGGCCAGATGGATCTTCTGCGGGACTACGCCGAACCCCTGCCCGTCACGGTGATCGCCGAGCTTTTGGGCGTGCCCAAGGAGGATCGGCACCTTTTGCGCCCCTGGTCGGCCAAAATTGTCAAGCTGTACGAGCTGGGCTTCACCGATGAGCAGGCCAGGGAGGCCAACCAGGCGGTGGTGGAGTTTTCGGCCTACATCCGGCAACTGGCCGACGAACGCCGGCGCAAGCCCGGCGACGACCTGATCTCGGCCCTGGTGGAGGTGGAAGAGCAGGGCGACAAACTCACCCCCGACGAGCTGGTGGCCAACTGCATCCTGCTCCTGAACGCTGGCCACGAGGCTACGGTCAATGGTACCACCGCTGGCTTCCTGGCCCTTTCGCGCAACCCCGAGCAGATGGAGCAGGCCAAGGAGGCAGCGGCCAAGAACCACCCGGAGTTTTTCAAGCTGGCCGTGGAGGAGCTGCTGCGCTACGACACCCCTTTGCCGATGTTTGAGCGCTGGGTGCTCGAGGACTTCGAGTACAAAGGCATCCCCCTGCGGCGCGGCCAGGAGGTGGCCCTGATGTACGCCTCGGGTAACCGCGACCCACGCAAGTTCCCCGATCCCGACCGGCTCTGTCTGACCCGCACGGAAAACTACCACCTGACCTTTGGCCTGGGCATCCACTACTGCATTGGCGCACCCCTGGCGCGGCTCGAGCTCCAGACCTCCTTCCAGACCCTGCTCAAGCGGCTGCCCAACATCCACCTGGCCACCGACCGGATCGAGTACGCCGGTGGGTTCGTGATCCGGGGCCACAAGGCCATGCCGGTGGCTTTTTAG